The Staphylococcus simiae genome includes the window TTCTAATCTATCAATAACGATTTGAGGTAACTCTTCACCATACAACTTACGTGCATTGGAATAACTTAATTCTCTAATTTCTTCATTTGCACCTTCCATACGTGGTGTGAATAAATCGTCTTTAATCGGAACTACTTTATCAATACGGTCAGCTAATTCATTAGTATTTTTGACAACAACTTCATACGCTTTATCTTCACCTAAAAAATGAAATTCATTAAGCATTTCATCCGTAGTTCTAAAATGTGCCTCTGGTAAAGTTGATCTATTTAACGAGTTACCTGGTTGTGATGCAATTAATATTTTACGCGCAATTGCATCATGCTCATATAGATAATGTGCGTTACCTGTTGCTATGACAGGGATCCCTACTGTATCACCAGCTTGAATAAGTCTTTGATATATTTCCTGTAATGTTTCATTATCACGTATTAATTCTCTATCTATTAAATCTTGATAAAGTGCTGGCGGTTGAATTTCAATATAATCATAATATTTGGCAATATTTTCTACCTGGCTTTGATCTTTTTGCATAACCGCAGTAAATAATTCACCCTCATCACATGCTGTACCAACTAAAATTCCTTCTCTATATTCATTTAATAATGAACGTGGAATTCTAGGCGTTCTATAATAATATTGGACTAATGATGCACTTACTATTTTAAATAAATTTTTCAATCCTTGTTGGTTTTGAACAATTAATGTTACGTGATTAGGTCTAGCACGTTTATATGCGTCTTCATTACTAAGCTTTTTATTAATGTCTGCATGATTATTTACGCCAAGTTCTTTCATTTGTTGTACCATTTTTATGAAAATATAAGCTGTAGCTTCAGTATCATAAATAGCACGGTGATGTTGAGTTAACTCTACTCCATATTTTTTAGCTAAAAAATTCAAGCCATGTTTACCATATTCCGTGTTAATTGTTCTTGATAACTCTAATGTATCAATCACGCCATTTGTTGAAGAACCAAAGCCAAGTCTCTCATATCCAGTATCAATAAAGCCCATATCAAAGGAGGCATTATGAGCAACAAATATGGCATCCCCAACCCAGTCTTTAAATTCAGTCAATACTTCTTCTATTTCAGGAGCATCAACTAACATATCATCTGTTATATGCGTTAGATTAATGATAGTTTCTGATAATCGTTCATGTGGATTACTAAAACGCTCAAATTTATCAATAATTTCGCCATTATAGACTTTTACAGCTGCAAGTTCGATAATTTTGTCATATTGATTAGATAAACCAGTTGTTTCCACGTCAAAAACAACATATGTCGCATCTTTTAAAGGAATATCTTTTGGTTTGTATGCAATTGGCACACCATCATCTACAAGCATACCTTCCATACCATAAATCATTTTAATACCATTTTTTTCAGCAGCTGCATGGGCATCTGGAAATGCTTGTACTACATTATGATCAGTTACAGCAATAGCAGGATGTCCCCAGTCAGCCGCTTGCTTAACATATGCTCCAATGTTTGGAATACCATCCATTTGACTCATTGCTGTATGTAGGTGAAATTCCACTCTCTTATCTTCAGCTTTATCTTTTTTAGGTATTTTCTTAATTTCTTCGATGTCAGACATCATCATCACTAAGTCTCTAATAAATGAATCTTCTTCAATACGCCCCTGTGCTCTAATCCATTTACCAACACTCAACGCTTTAAAATGTTCTAAATCGTCTTTATTTTTACGAGTAAACATTTTTAATACAAGTGAGTCAGTATAGTCAGTTACTTTAATTTCGACAATATGACGTCCACTTTTCAATTCTTTCAAGTTAATATCGAAAATAACACCTTCAATAGCAACTTTGAATTCTTCTTCGATGATAGATTCAATAGGTTTAATATTTTCCACTGGAATTTGTTTACCAATTTGACATTTATCGACCGAACTTTCGTTATTATCTTGTTGTTTAGCTTTATCAGCTTTCATTTTTTCTAATTTTTCAGTAGCTTCTCGCGCACTTTGTTCATCTTCTTCTTGAATATGCGCTTCTAAAGAAGCTAAATTTTGATCTTGATCGTTGTCATCTGTTTCAAAGACAATTTTGGAAATATCAAAACCACAATTTTGGAATGCTTTAACTAAACTACCATTACATGTCTTATCAAAATGGTTGCGTTCAATATCATTAGATACCAATACTTTTAAAATATTGCCAGACATAATTAACTTTTTCTGCTTTAATTGACCTTTAACTTTTGGTGACAATGCTGTTTGATCAATACAATGACTAAAATATTTAAGTGCATACTCATCTTGATTGGCATTATCTGTAATTGAAAATTTAACGCTTACTTTTGCTATATCTTTAAATTCTTGTTCCACAGCATTAATAAAAAGTAAATAATCTTCATGTGCTAAAAAATGAGGCAATTTAATATGAAAGTCCCATGTTCTGTTTATATTTGACACATCTACACGTGTTAATTCACCAGAGTTTATAATCTCTTCATCTAGTTGATCAGATATTTTAATTTGATCAGCTAATATTTTGAATTTTTGTTGTTCTGTCATTGCCAAGACAATTACCACCTTAACTGTTTATTACTGTTTTATAACTTATTCTTGAGACAGATTGACCTTGCATAATGTATCACTTCTATGTAATTAATTATGGTTTTGTCTATCTTGATAACACAATTTTATATTACATTATACTACGCATTGAATCTTTTTTCATTGATAACAAATTTTATTTTGCTATCACTATTAATTTAACTAAAATGGTTCTCTCCAAAATTGGACTGATACATAATTATTTTTTTTAAGCCTCGCACCCCAGCTTGCACATTAAAGTAAAAATTCTGTTGACAGAATTTTTCTTTGCTGGGGCCCCAATGCCCAACCTGCATTGCATGAAAAAAC containing:
- a CDS encoding PolC-type DNA polymerase III; translation: MTEQQKFKILADQIKISDQLDEEIINSGELTRVDVSNINRTWDFHIKLPHFLAHEDYLLFINAVEQEFKDIAKVSVKFSITDNANQDEYALKYFSHCIDQTALSPKVKGQLKQKKLIMSGNILKVLVSNDIERNHFDKTCNGSLVKAFQNCGFDISKIVFETDDNDQDQNLASLEAHIQEEDEQSAREATEKLEKMKADKAKQQDNNESSVDKCQIGKQIPVENIKPIESIIEEEFKVAIEGVIFDINLKELKSGRHIVEIKVTDYTDSLVLKMFTRKNKDDLEHFKALSVGKWIRAQGRIEEDSFIRDLVMMMSDIEEIKKIPKKDKAEDKRVEFHLHTAMSQMDGIPNIGAYVKQAADWGHPAIAVTDHNVVQAFPDAHAAAEKNGIKMIYGMEGMLVDDGVPIAYKPKDIPLKDATYVVFDVETTGLSNQYDKIIELAAVKVYNGEIIDKFERFSNPHERLSETIINLTHITDDMLVDAPEIEEVLTEFKDWVGDAIFVAHNASFDMGFIDTGYERLGFGSSTNGVIDTLELSRTINTEYGKHGLNFLAKKYGVELTQHHRAIYDTEATAYIFIKMVQQMKELGVNNHADINKKLSNEDAYKRARPNHVTLIVQNQQGLKNLFKIVSASLVQYYYRTPRIPRSLLNEYREGILVGTACDEGELFTAVMQKDQSQVENIAKYYDYIEIQPPALYQDLIDRELIRDNETLQEIYQRLIQAGDTVGIPVIATGNAHYLYEHDAIARKILIASQPGNSLNRSTLPEAHFRTTDEMLNEFHFLGEDKAYEVVVKNTNELADRIDKVVPIKDDLFTPRMEGANEEIRELSYSNARKLYGEELPQIVIDRLEKELTSIIGNGFAVIYLISQRLVKKSLDDGYLVGSRGSVGSSFVATMTEITEVNPLPPHYICPNCKTSEFFNDGSVGSGFDLPDKNCDTCGAPLIKEGQDIPFETFLGFKGDKVPDIDLNFSGEYQPNAHNYTKVLFGEDKVFRAGTIGTVAEKTAFGYVKGYLNDQGIHKRGAEIDRLVKGCTGVKRTTGQHPGGIIVVPDYMDIYDFTPIQYPADDQNSAWMTTHFDFHSIHDNVLKLDILGHDDPTMIRMLQDLSGIDPKTIPVDDKDVMKIFSSPESLGVTEDEILCKTGTFGVPEFGTGFVRQMLEDTKPTSFSELVQISGLSHGTDVWLGNAQELIKAGICDLSSVIGCRDDIMVYLMYAGLEPSMAFKIMESVRKGKGLSEEMEEAMKENNVPDWYLDSCLKIKYMFPKAHAAAYVLMALRIAYFKVHHPLYYYAAYFTIRASDFDLITMIKDKTGIRNAVKDMYSRYMDLGKKEKDVLTVLEIMNEMAHRGYSMQPISLEKSKAFEFVIEGDTLIPPFISVPGLGENVAKRIVEARDEGPLLSKEDLNKKAGLSQKVIDYLDELGSLPNLPDKAQLSIFDM